Proteins co-encoded in one Zygotorulaspora mrakii chromosome 5, complete sequence genomic window:
- the UTR4 gene encoding putative acireductone synthase UTR4 (similar to Saccharomyces cerevisiae UTR4 (YEL038W); ancestral locus Anc_1.481), with translation MSLKETRKHRPERKTRRKAARAAWQRLKAKIAKAKKRKSDSCHRKAKRDDDWFVACDAEDPACDVMWRTVPYDVLARVARSAYVESSLSTAVMLWQVLRGKVRVTRALLLMAVSRRWTEREEVAGRINLASVLSVAQCVACWQRRAVLRDRRNGRRRVCPDERVWHPAGWAADVCVMVMDFKAVLLDIEGTVCPIAFVKEVLFPYFSEKVPQLVDSQDAAIVELLAQFHSEDVVSHIQQLVAADVKDPVLKSLQGLVWAQGYESGEIKSPVYKDAIELIIRRGNVYIYSSGSVKAQKLLFGHVQNPGECGTGTQQGGEAAALDLQPYISGYFDITTSGAKTDRQSYRNIVAAIPFEACEVLFISDNALELDAAIDAGLQTCLALRPGNARVQNISKYRSVEDFRKL, from the coding sequence ATGAGCCTAAAAGAAACCCGGAAACATCGGCCGGAGAGGAAAACGCGGCGGAAAGCAGCGCGGGCAGCGTGGCAGCGCTTAAAAGCGAAGATCGCGAAGGCGAAAAAGCGAAAAAGCGACAGCTGCCACCGGAAAGCAAAGCGGGACGATGATTGGTTCGTGGCATGTGATGCAGAGGACCCTGCGTGCGATGTGATGTGGAGGACCGTGCCGTATGATGTGCTGGCCCGTGTGGCGCGATCGGCGTACGTAGAGAGCTCGCTCTCTACGGCGGTCATGCTTTGGCAGGTTTTGCGAGGTAAGGTGCGGGTAACCAGGGCTCTGCTGCTTATGGCTGTGTCACGCAGATGGACAGAGCGAGAGGAAGTAGCAGGTCGCATCAATCTGGCGAGCGTATTGAGCGTGGCTCAGTGCGTTGCTTGTTGGCAACGGAGGGCTGTTCTGCGCGACAGGCGGAATGGCAGAAGAAGAGTGTGTCCCGATGAGAGGGTGTGGCATCCGGCAGGCTGGGCTGCAGACGTGTGTGTTATGGTGATGGACTTCAAAGCAGTGTTGCTGGACATCGAAGGGACGGTCTGTCCGATCGCGTTTGTGAAGGAGGTGCTATTCCCGTATTTCTCAGAAAAAGTGCCACAGCTAGTGGACTCGCAAGACGCTGCGATTGTGGAATTGCTTGCGCAATTCCACAGCGAGGATGTCGTTTCGCACATCCAGCAGCTGGTAGCCGCTGACGTGAAAGATCCCGTGCTGAAAAGCTTGCAAGGGCTCGTGTGGGCGCAGGGCTACGAGAGCGGCGAGATCAAATCTCCGGTTTACAAGGATGCTATTGAATTAATCATAAGAAGGGGCAATGTGTATATCTATTCAAGCGGATCGGTCAAGGCGCAGAAGCTTTTATTCGGACACGTTCAGAATCCGGGTGAGTGTGGTACCGGCACGCAGCAAGGCGGCGAGGCGGCCGCGCTGGATCTCCAGCCGTATATCAGCGGTTACTTCGATATAACAACCTCTGGCGCAAAGACAGATAGACAGTCGTACAGAAACATTGTGGCAGCGATTCCTTTCGAGGCATGCGAAGTTTTATTTATCAGTGATAACGCTCTGGAGTTGGATGCGGCAATCGATGCAGGCCTACAAACATGTTTGGCGCTGAGACCTGGTAATGCACGTGTGCAAAATATCTCCAAATACCGTTCGGTAGAAGACTTTAGAAAATTGTAA
- the CYC7 gene encoding cytochrome c isoform 2 (similar to Saccharomyces cerevisiae CYC7 (YEL039C) and CYC1 (YJR048W); ancestral locus Anc_1.482), whose product MPAPYKPGSTKKGATLFKTRCLQCHTTEEGGPNKVGPNLHGVFGRHSGQAPGFSYTDANIKKNVLWDEQKMSDYLENPKKYIPGTKMAFGGLKKEKDRNDLVAYLAKACK is encoded by the coding sequence ATGCCAGCTCCATACAAACCAGGTTCCACCAAGAAGGGTGCTACTCTTTTCAAGACCAGATGTCTGCAATGCCACACCACCGAAGAAGGTGGTCCAAACAAGGTGGGCCCAAATTTGCACGGTGTTTTCGGACGTCACTCCGGCCAAGCACCGGGTTTCTCATACACGGACGCTAATATCAAGAAGAACGTGTTGTGGGACGAACAGAAGATGTCAGACTACTTGGAAAACCCAAAGAAGTACATCCCGGGCACCAAGATGGCCTTCGGGggtttgaagaaagagaaggaCAGAAACGATCTTGTTGCGTACTTGGCCAAGGCTTGTAAATAG